A genomic stretch from Candidatus Dadabacteria bacterium includes:
- a CDS encoding transcriptional regulator has translation MKVQDFFRNHPVFRHEMFVAFLEVGGPRSAKTREALLAYHVNAGHLLRIRRSLYAVVPEGISPESHQVDPYLLGAHMTDDAVLAYHSALQFHGKAYSVHRRFPYLSRHPGRPFNFRGQEFTAAAFPKALQADQAELFGVESHRHAGGQIRVTNLERTMVDVLVRPDLSGGWEEVWRSLESVEYFNLDRVTDYVLMLRSATAVAKVGFFLEQHREALMVDEARLRALRKHIPKQPCYLDRSRRRSGRLVSSWRLVVPPAVIERSWEEGA, from the coding sequence ATGAAGGTACAGGATTTTTTCCGCAACCACCCGGTATTCCGGCATGAGATGTTTGTGGCATTTCTGGAAGTTGGTGGTCCCCGTAGCGCAAAGACCCGGGAGGCGCTGCTGGCCTACCACGTCAACGCCGGTCACCTGCTCCGGATCCGTCGCAGCCTTTATGCAGTCGTACCGGAGGGAATCAGTCCGGAAAGCCACCAGGTCGACCCGTATCTGCTGGGAGCGCACATGACGGATGATGCTGTGCTGGCCTACCACAGTGCTTTGCAGTTTCATGGCAAGGCCTACTCGGTGCATCGCCGGTTTCCTTATCTTTCTCGGCACCCCGGGCGTCCTTTCAATTTCCGGGGCCAGGAATTCACCGCTGCGGCGTTTCCAAAGGCATTGCAGGCTGATCAGGCTGAACTGTTCGGGGTAGAGAGCCACAGACATGCCGGGGGACAAATCCGAGTCACCAATCTCGAACGCACGATGGTCGACGTGCTCGTGCGTCCTGACCTGAGTGGCGGATGGGAGGAAGTGTGGCGATCCCTGGAATCGGTCGAATACTTTAACTTGGACCGGGTCACCGATTATGTCCTGATGTTGCGCAGTGCGACGGCGGTGGCGAAGGTGGGATTTTTTCTCGAACAGCACCGTGAAGCGCTGATGGTGGATGAGGCGCGACTGAGAGCTTTGCGAAAGCATATACCCAAGCAGCCTTGTTATCTGGACCGCAGTCGCAGAAGGTCCGGCAGATTAGTTTCCTCCTGGCGATTGGTAGTGCCGCCAGCAGTCATTGAACGTAGCTGGGAGGAGGGTGCATGA
- a CDS encoding nucleotidyl transferase AbiEii/AbiGii toxin family protein has protein sequence MLDAFRNHPFLGDRVALKGGTALNLFVFDLPRLSVDIDLNYIGSADRDVMLAEREKVEQAITAVCGHKGFTLLRVPQKHAGGKWRLGYTNAFGRSANLEIDVVFTLRVPLWPVEVKDYSAVNSKDIQRKEKLVA, from the coding sequence TTGCTGGATGCTTTTCGAAATCATCCCTTCCTCGGGGATCGAGTTGCCCTGAAAGGCGGCACCGCGCTGAATCTGTTTGTATTTGACTTACCGCGGTTATCCGTTGATATCGATCTGAACTATATAGGGTCCGCGGACCGCGACGTGATGCTTGCTGAACGGGAGAAGGTTGAACAGGCAATCACGGCGGTCTGCGGCCACAAAGGATTTACGCTGTTGCGTGTCCCGCAAAAACACGCTGGCGGCAAGTGGCGACTGGGATACACGAATGCTTTTGGCCGCAGTGCAAATCTTGAAATCGATGTGGTCTTCACGTTGCGGGTTCCTCTGTGGCCGGTAGAGGTAAAGGATTACTCCGCGGTTAACAGTAAAGACATTCAGAGGAAAGAGAAACTTGTTGCTTGA